One window of the Klebsiella sp. WP3-W18-ESBL-02 genome contains the following:
- a CDS encoding GAF domain-containing protein, which yields MSKTEFYADLNRDFQALMAGETSFLAVISNTSALLYERLSDVNWAGFYLLEGDTLVLGPFQGKIACVRIPVGRGVCGTAVAENRVQRIADVHAFDGHIACDAASNAEIVLPLQVNNQVIGVLDIDSTAFSRFSEEDEQGLCELVGHLQKVLEATDYQKFFAPVAG from the coding sequence AGAATTTTACGCGGACCTTAACCGTGATTTTCAGGCATTAATGGCAGGTGAAACAAGTTTCTTAGCGGTAATCTCTAACACCAGCGCGCTGCTGTATGAGCGTCTGTCCGACGTAAACTGGGCCGGTTTCTATCTGCTGGAAGGCGATACGCTGGTTCTCGGGCCGTTCCAGGGCAAAATTGCCTGCGTGCGAATCCCGGTTGGGCGCGGCGTTTGCGGCACCGCGGTGGCGGAAAATCGCGTTCAGCGTATTGCAGATGTTCATGCTTTTGATGGGCACATTGCCTGTGATGCGGCCAGCAACGCCGAAATCGTGTTACCGCTGCAGGTAAACAATCAGGTGATTGGCGTGCTGGATATTGATAGCACCGCGTTCTCGCGCTTTAGCGAAGAGGATGAACAGGGCTTATGTGAACTGGTCGGCCACCTGCAAAAAGTGCTTGAAGCCACCGATTATCAAAAATTCTTTGCACCCGTCGCAGGATAA
- the proQ gene encoding RNA chaperone ProQ has product MENQPKLNSSKEVIAFLAERFPQCFSAEGEARPLKVGIFQDLVERVEGEMNLSKTQLRSALRLYTSSWRYLYGIKAGAVRVDLDGNPCGELDEQHVAHARQQLEEAKARVQAQRAEQQAKKREAAAAAGEQGDAPRRERKPRPPVRRKEGAERKPRAAAAKPAAKPAREVREEKLTPVSDLSALTVGQSLKVKAGNNAMDATILEITKDGVRVQLTSGMSMIVRAEHLVF; this is encoded by the coding sequence ATGGAAAATCAACCTAAGTTGAATAGCAGTAAAGAAGTTATCGCATTTTTAGCCGAACGTTTTCCGCAGTGCTTTAGCGCGGAAGGTGAAGCTCGTCCTCTGAAAGTCGGTATTTTTCAGGATCTCGTCGAGCGTGTTGAAGGGGAAATGAACCTCAGCAAAACCCAACTGCGTTCCGCATTACGTCTTTATACTTCAAGCTGGCGCTACCTTTACGGTATCAAAGCCGGTGCCGTTCGCGTCGATCTCGACGGCAACCCATGCGGTGAGCTGGACGAGCAGCACGTTGCACACGCACGTCAACAGCTTGAAGAAGCCAAAGCTCGCGTTCAGGCGCAGCGCGCTGAACAGCAGGCGAAAAAACGCGAAGCAGCCGCTGCGGCGGGCGAGCAGGGTGATGCGCCACGTCGTGAGCGTAAACCGCGTCCTCCGGTACGCCGTAAAGAAGGGGCCGAGCGCAAGCCGCGCGCTGCTGCTGCAAAACCGGCTGCTAAACCGGCTCGCGAAGTGCGTGAAGAAAAACTGACGCCGGTATCCGATCTGTCTGCGCTGACGGTCGGTCAATCCCTGAAAGTTAAAGCGGGCAATAACGCTATGGATGCAACGATCCTGGAAATTACCAAGGATGGCGTTCGCGTTCAGCTTACTTCTGGTATGTCAATGATTGTACGCGCAGAACACCTGGTGTTCTGA
- the prc gene encoding carboxy terminal-processing peptidase, whose product MNKFFRLSALAGLLLITGQAVAVEDITRVDQLPVLKEETQHATVSERVTSRFTRSHYRQFDLDQAFSAKIFDRYLNLLDYSHNVLLASDVAQFAAKKGQIGDELRSGKLDVFYDLYNLAQKRRFERYEYALKVLDRPMDFTGNDTFNLDRSKAPWPKDQAELNALWDSKVKYDQLSLKLAGKDDKEIHDTLARRYKFAIRRLAQTNSEDVFSLAMTSFAREIDPHTNYLSPRNTEQFNTEMSLSLEGIGAVLQMDDDYTVINSMVAGGPAAKSKAISVGDRIVGVGQSGKGMVDVIGWRLDDVVALIKGPKGSKVRLEILPAGKGSKTRIVTLTRERIRLEDRAVKMTIKGTGNEKVGVLDIPGFYVGLTEDVKVQLQKLEKQNVSSIIIDLRSNGGGALTEAVSLSGLFIPSGPVVQVRDNNGKVREDSDNDGVVYYKGPLVVLVDRFSASASEIFAAAMQDYGRALIVGEPTFGKGTVQQYRSLNRIYDQMLRPEWPALGSVQYTIQKFYRINGGSTQRKGVTPDIMMPTGTEETETGEKFEDNALPWDSINAATYVKSGDMAPFEPQLLKLHADRIAKDPEFQYIAKDIAHFNALKDKRSIVSLNYAQRNKENEEDDATRLARVNDRYKREGKPPIKKLDDLPKDYKEPDPYLDETVNIAIDLSKLEKATSAEQPAASK is encoded by the coding sequence ATGAACAAATTTTTTAGGCTCTCCGCGCTTGCTGGCCTGTTATTAATAACAGGCCAGGCCGTAGCGGTAGAAGATATTACCCGTGTTGATCAGCTTCCTGTTCTTAAGGAAGAGACTCAGCACGCCACGGTAAGCGAGCGCGTGACATCGCGCTTTACCCGTTCCCACTACCGCCAGTTCGATCTCGACCAGGCCTTTTCGGCTAAAATTTTTGACCGCTATCTGAACCTGCTGGACTACAGCCACAACGTGCTGCTGGCCAGCGACGTGGCGCAGTTTGCGGCGAAAAAGGGTCAGATTGGCGACGAACTTCGTTCAGGCAAACTTGACGTCTTCTACGATCTTTACAATCTGGCGCAAAAACGCCGCTTTGAGCGCTATGAATATGCGCTGAAGGTGCTCGATCGTCCGATGGACTTCACCGGTAATGACACCTTCAACCTCGATCGCAGCAAAGCGCCGTGGCCGAAGGATCAGGCTGAGCTGAACGCCCTGTGGGACAGTAAAGTGAAGTACGACCAGCTGAGCCTCAAGCTCGCCGGTAAAGACGACAAAGAAATTCACGACACCCTCGCGCGACGCTATAAGTTCGCGATCCGTCGCCTGGCGCAAACCAACAGCGAAGACGTGTTCTCATTGGCGATGACGTCGTTCGCCCGCGAGATCGACCCGCACACCAACTACCTTTCACCGCGCAACACCGAACAGTTCAATACCGAGATGAGCCTGTCTCTTGAAGGGATTGGCGCGGTGCTGCAAATGGACGACGATTACACCGTGATTAACTCCATGGTGGCTGGCGGCCCGGCGGCGAAAAGCAAGGCCATTAGCGTAGGCGATCGCATCGTCGGCGTGGGCCAGTCGGGTAAAGGGATGGTAGATGTCATCGGCTGGCGTCTTGATGATGTGGTCGCGCTGATTAAAGGGCCGAAGGGCAGCAAGGTGCGCCTGGAGATCCTGCCGGCCGGTAAAGGCTCTAAAACGCGTATTGTGACGCTGACCCGCGAGCGCATCCGTCTGGAAGACCGCGCGGTGAAAATGACGATCAAAGGTACCGGCAACGAGAAAGTGGGGGTTCTGGATATTCCTGGCTTCTACGTTGGCCTGACCGAAGACGTCAAGGTACAGCTGCAGAAGCTGGAAAAACAGAACGTCAGCAGCATTATTATCGATCTGCGTAGCAACGGCGGCGGTGCGCTGACCGAAGCGGTTTCGCTTTCCGGTCTGTTTATTCCGTCCGGCCCCGTGGTGCAGGTGCGCGATAATAACGGTAAGGTGCGCGAAGATAGCGACAACGACGGCGTCGTTTACTACAAAGGCCCGCTAGTGGTGCTGGTTGACCGCTTCAGCGCCTCGGCGTCGGAAATCTTCGCTGCGGCGATGCAGGACTACGGCCGCGCGCTGATCGTCGGCGAACCGACCTTCGGTAAAGGCACCGTGCAGCAGTATCGTTCGCTGAACCGTATCTACGATCAGATGCTGCGCCCTGAATGGCCGGCATTGGGCTCCGTCCAGTACACCATTCAGAAGTTCTACCGCATTAACGGCGGCAGTACGCAGCGTAAAGGCGTCACCCCGGACATCATGATGCCGACCGGTACCGAAGAGACCGAAACCGGCGAGAAGTTCGAGGATAACGCGCTGCCGTGGGACAGCATTAACGCAGCCACCTACGTGAAGTCGGGCGATATGGCACCGTTCGAGCCGCAGCTGCTGAAGCTGCATGCCGATCGTATTGCCAAAGATCCTGAGTTCCAGTACATCGCGAAAGATATCGCACATTTCAATGCGCTGAAGGACAAGCGCAGCATCGTTTCTCTCAACTACGCACAGCGTAACAAAGAGAACGAGGAAGATGATGCGACGCGACTGGCGCGCGTAAACGATCGCTACAAGCGTGAAGGCAAACCGCCAATCAAGAAACTTGACGATCTGCCGAAGGATTATAAAGAGCCGGATCCGTATCTGGATGAGACAGTCAATATCGCTATTGACCTGTCGAAGCTGGAGAAGGCGACCTCCGCTGAACAGCCGGCGGCAAGCAAGTAA
- the htpX gene encoding protease HtpX, producing the protein MMRIALFLMTNLAVMVVFGLVLSLTGIQSSSMTGLLIMALLFGFGGSIVSLMMSKWMALKSVGGEVIEQPRNEQERWLMETVARQAQQVGIAMPQVALYHAPDINAFATGARRDASLVAVSTGLLQNMSRDEAEAVIAHEISHIANGDMVTMTLIQGIVNTFVIFISRVIAQIAAGFLGGNRDDGEESSNGNPLIYFAVATVLELVFGILASIITMWFSRYREFHADAGSAKLVGREKMIAALQRLKTSYEPQEASSMMAFCINGKSKSLSEMFMTHPPLDKRIEALRSGEYMK; encoded by the coding sequence ATGATGCGAATCGCGCTCTTCCTGATGACCAACCTGGCGGTGATGGTCGTATTTGGGCTGGTGCTAAGCCTGACGGGAATTCAGTCGAGCAGCATGACCGGTCTGCTGATTATGGCGCTGCTATTTGGTTTTGGCGGTTCCATTGTGTCGTTGATGATGTCTAAGTGGATGGCGCTGAAGTCGGTGGGCGGCGAGGTCATTGAACAGCCGCGTAATGAGCAGGAACGCTGGCTGATGGAAACCGTTGCCCGCCAGGCGCAGCAGGTGGGTATCGCTATGCCGCAGGTTGCGCTTTACCATGCGCCGGATATTAACGCCTTTGCCACCGGCGCGCGCCGTGATGCATCGCTGGTCGCCGTGAGCACCGGCCTGTTGCAGAACATGAGCCGTGACGAAGCTGAGGCGGTTATCGCGCATGAAATCAGCCACATCGCTAATGGTGATATGGTTACCATGACGTTGATTCAGGGTATCGTGAACACCTTTGTTATCTTTATCTCCCGCGTGATTGCGCAGATTGCAGCCGGTTTCCTCGGCGGTAACCGCGACGACGGCGAAGAGAGCAGTAACGGCAACCCGCTGATTTACTTCGCGGTGGCAACGGTGCTGGAGCTGGTGTTCGGTATTCTGGCAAGCATTATCACCATGTGGTTCTCGCGCTATCGTGAATTCCACGCAGATGCCGGTTCGGCGAAGCTGGTTGGCCGTGAGAAAATGATCGCGGCGCTGCAGCGCCTGAAAACAAGCTATGAGCCGCAGGAGGCCAGCAGCATGATGGCATTCTGCATCAACGGTAAGTCGAAGTCGCTGAGCGAAATGTTCATGACTCACCCGCCGCTGGATAAACGTATTGAAGCGCTGCGCAGCGGCGAATACATGAAGTAA
- the pgaD gene encoding poly-beta-1,6-N-acetyl-D-glucosamine biosynthesis protein PgaD, with protein MSEHCVILTEHRLLPRCFDAVLTLIAWCGFLFFLYVNLVMKLTESSGQRWDTAIEAFNTLLVYLLIAVANGWLLIIWYQYNRRRTHARRHARLASLENDELARSFNIAPQMISELSQYNLLTVYHDNIGRIIDLKAEPPQNRG; from the coding sequence ATGAGCGAGCATTGCGTTATCTTAACCGAACACCGCCTGCTGCCCCGCTGCTTTGATGCAGTATTAACGTTGATCGCCTGGTGTGGCTTTCTGTTTTTCCTTTATGTCAATCTGGTGATGAAGCTGACGGAAAGCAGCGGTCAGCGCTGGGATACCGCCATCGAAGCATTCAATACGCTGCTGGTGTACCTGCTGATTGCCGTCGCCAACGGCTGGCTATTGATTATCTGGTATCAGTACAACCGCCGACGAACGCATGCCCGACGTCATGCTCGCCTGGCGTCGCTGGAGAATGACGAACTTGCCAGGAGCTTTAATATTGCGCCGCAGATGATTTCGGAGCTGAGCCAGTACAACCTGCTTACGGTCTATCACGATAACATCGGCCGGATTATTGATTTAAAGGCAGAGCCGCCGCAAAACCGCGGCTAA
- the pgaC gene encoding poly-beta-1,6-N-acetyl-D-glucosamine synthase yields MTDRLIAFCILGLVLGLPLGVAAIFTGELILDFVFFWPLFMSVLWVTGGLYFWFQLERHWPWRDEMPPPELSGEPLISILIPCFNEGKNARETIAAALAQRYRHLEVIAINDGSSDNTAEVLEQLAHEQPHLRVIHLAENQGKAVALKAGAAAARGDLLVCIDGDALLDRDTAAYLVAPLIQYPHVGAVTGNPRIRTRSTLIGRIQVGEFSSIIGLIKRTQRIYGRVFTVSGVIAAFRRQALADVGYWSPDMITEDIDISWKLQLRHWDIFFEPRALCWILMPETLKGLWKQRLRWAQGGAEVFWVNLRKLFCWEHHRMWPLFAEYTLSTLWAFAYAVTVLLFVLSYLAPLPENLAVKSLFPPEFTGLLLGVMCLLQFAVSLFIERRYEKQVATSLFWVIWFPMVYWMIGMLTTVVAFPKVMLKRQRARARWVSPDRGKGRMS; encoded by the coding sequence ATGACTGATCGCCTTATTGCTTTTTGTATTTTAGGACTGGTATTGGGTCTGCCGCTGGGCGTCGCGGCCATTTTTACCGGTGAACTGATTCTCGATTTCGTCTTCTTCTGGCCGCTGTTTATGTCCGTACTGTGGGTGACCGGCGGCCTTTACTTCTGGTTCCAGCTCGAACGTCACTGGCCGTGGCGTGATGAAATGCCGCCGCCCGAACTCAGCGGCGAGCCGCTGATATCTATTCTGATTCCCTGTTTTAACGAAGGGAAAAATGCGCGAGAAACCATCGCCGCCGCGCTGGCGCAGCGGTATCGGCACCTTGAGGTGATCGCCATCAACGACGGTTCATCGGATAACACCGCCGAGGTGCTTGAGCAGCTTGCGCACGAGCAGCCGCACCTGCGGGTCATTCATCTGGCAGAAAATCAGGGTAAGGCCGTGGCGCTAAAAGCCGGTGCAGCGGCGGCCAGAGGCGATCTGCTGGTGTGTATCGACGGCGATGCGCTGCTCGACCGCGATACGGCGGCCTATCTGGTCGCCCCGCTGATTCAGTATCCGCACGTTGGCGCGGTCACCGGCAATCCGCGAATTCGCACGCGATCTACGCTGATTGGCCGCATTCAGGTTGGCGAGTTTTCCTCCATTATCGGTCTTATCAAGCGAACGCAGCGCATATATGGCCGGGTATTTACCGTATCCGGCGTCATTGCGGCTTTCCGCCGACAGGCGCTGGCCGACGTCGGCTACTGGAGCCCCGATATGATCACCGAGGACATCGATATCAGCTGGAAACTACAGCTACGCCATTGGGACATTTTTTTTGAACCACGCGCGTTGTGCTGGATCCTGATGCCCGAAACGCTAAAAGGACTTTGGAAGCAGCGGCTACGCTGGGCGCAGGGCGGCGCAGAGGTTTTCTGGGTCAACCTGCGCAAGTTATTTTGTTGGGAACACCACCGCATGTGGCCGCTATTTGCAGAATACACGCTCTCTACGCTGTGGGCTTTCGCCTACGCGGTGACGGTGCTGCTGTTTGTGCTCAGCTACCTCGCGCCGCTTCCGGAAAATCTGGCCGTCAAAAGCCTGTTTCCACCGGAGTTCACCGGACTGCTGCTGGGGGTGATGTGTCTGCTGCAGTTCGCCGTCAGCCTGTTTATCGAACGTCGCTATGAAAAACAGGTTGCAACCTCCCTGTTCTGGGTTATCTGGTTTCCGATGGTGTACTGGATGATAGGCATGCTCACCACTGTCGTCGCGTTCCCCAAAGTCATGCTGAAACGCCAGCGCGCCCGTGCACGCTGGGTGAGTCCCGATCGTGGAAAAGGAAGAATGTCATGA
- the pgaB gene encoding poly-beta-1,6-N-acetyl-D-glucosamine N-deacetylase PgaB — MLNIRLRISLVALGWLCLSAAVCAQAVPFIAPQDRSPLAASQPWPKNHFLVLGYHDVEDDVADQRYLAVRTSALNEQISWLLHNGYHAVSVQDIIDAHASRKTLPPKAFLLSFDDGYSSFYTRVWPLLKAWNVPALWAPVGSWVDTHAGQKVNFGGLMTPRDRFATWQMVQEVSRSSLVEVGAHTWASHYGLPANPQGSLEPAIANRFYDRKSGRYETDQQFTQRISEDVRKVTEKISSVTGKAPRAWVWPYGEANGVTLAIAKKQGYQLAFTLADGLGDARNIDNIPRMLISGNPSLKAFASMVTQAQEPEVVRVMHVDLDYLYDPDIAQQTRNIDRLVQRVYDMKISHVFLQAFSDPQGDGNVKALYFPNRWLPVRADLFNFVSWQLQTRGRVKVFAWMPVLAFNLAPHLPRVQRWDPQSGRTLTATEPYIRLSPWNTQARRQITDLYEDLARYAPFNGILFHDDAVLSDFEDAGPEALSAWRQTGSTTAIAEMAHSPAAQEAWTRFKSQALTAFTLQLSQATQRIRGPQIQTARNIFALPLLEPKSETWFAQNLDDFLAAYDWTVPMAMPLMESISPAQSHAWLSQLVRTVAARPGALNKTIFELQAKDWNQRQQNAVPDALLVKWMQVLQLNGVKNYGYYPDDFINNQPDISHIRPAFSSYWYPNND, encoded by the coding sequence ATGCTGAATATACGTCTCCGTATCAGCCTGGTAGCCCTCGGCTGGCTATGCCTGAGCGCAGCCGTCTGCGCTCAAGCGGTACCGTTTATCGCCCCACAGGATCGCTCCCCGCTGGCTGCCAGCCAGCCGTGGCCGAAAAATCATTTTCTGGTGCTGGGTTATCACGACGTTGAAGATGATGTTGCCGATCAGCGTTATCTGGCCGTTCGCACCAGCGCGCTCAATGAACAGATAAGCTGGCTGCTGCACAACGGTTATCACGCCGTCAGCGTGCAGGATATTATCGATGCGCACGCATCGCGCAAGACATTGCCGCCGAAGGCTTTCTTACTGAGCTTCGATGATGGATACAGCAGCTTTTACACCCGCGTCTGGCCTCTGCTGAAGGCATGGAACGTCCCCGCACTATGGGCACCTGTCGGTAGCTGGGTGGATACGCACGCCGGGCAGAAGGTCAATTTCGGCGGGTTGATGACGCCGCGCGATCGCTTCGCCACCTGGCAGATGGTGCAAGAAGTGAGCCGTTCATCATTGGTTGAAGTGGGGGCGCATACCTGGGCCTCACATTACGGTCTTCCGGCTAACCCGCAGGGAAGCCTGGAACCGGCGATTGCCAATCGGTTTTACGATCGGAAAAGCGGCCGCTATGAAACCGACCAACAATTTACCCAGCGCATTAGCGAGGACGTGCGCAAAGTGACCGAGAAAATCAGCTCGGTGACGGGAAAAGCGCCGCGTGCCTGGGTTTGGCCTTACGGCGAAGCCAACGGCGTCACGCTGGCAATAGCTAAAAAACAGGGGTATCAACTGGCCTTTACGCTGGCCGACGGCCTTGGCGATGCACGCAATATCGACAACATTCCGCGCATGCTGATTTCAGGAAACCCCTCGCTGAAAGCCTTTGCCAGCATGGTTACGCAGGCGCAGGAACCGGAGGTGGTGCGAGTGATGCACGTCGACCTCGACTATCTCTACGACCCGGATATTGCCCAGCAAACCCGGAATATCGACAGGCTGGTGCAGCGGGTCTACGACATGAAAATCAGCCACGTTTTTTTACAGGCGTTTTCCGATCCGCAGGGCGATGGCAACGTGAAAGCGCTCTATTTCCCGAATCGCTGGCTCCCCGTGCGGGCCGATCTGTTTAACTTCGTCTCCTGGCAGCTTCAGACTCGTGGCAGGGTTAAGGTGTTCGCCTGGATGCCGGTGCTGGCCTTCAACCTCGCGCCCCACCTTCCCCGCGTACAGCGCTGGGATCCGCAGAGCGGTCGCACGCTGACGGCCACTGAGCCTTATATCAGGCTGTCACCGTGGAACACGCAGGCGCGCCGCCAGATAACGGATCTCTACGAAGACCTGGCCCGCTACGCTCCGTTCAACGGCATTCTGTTCCACGATGATGCGGTGTTAAGTGATTTTGAGGATGCCGGACCGGAAGCCCTCAGCGCATGGCGACAAACCGGTTCAACCACCGCTATCGCGGAGATGGCGCACAGCCCCGCCGCACAAGAAGCGTGGACCCGTTTCAAAAGTCAGGCGCTCACCGCCTTCACGCTTCAGTTAAGCCAGGCCACGCAGCGCATTCGCGGTCCACAGATACAGACCGCGCGTAATATTTTTGCCCTACCGTTGCTTGAACCGAAAAGCGAAACCTGGTTTGCCCAGAATCTTGACGATTTTCTTGCCGCCTATGACTGGACGGTACCCATGGCCATGCCGCTGATGGAGTCAATTTCGCCCGCACAAAGCCATGCCTGGCTGTCGCAGTTGGTACGCACGGTGGCAGCACGCCCTGGCGCGCTGAACAAAACCATTTTCGAACTGCAGGCCAAAGACTGGAACCAACGACAGCAAAACGCCGTTCCTGACGCCCTACTGGTGAAGTGGATGCAGGTGCTTCAGCTCAACGGCGTGAAAAACTATGGCTATTACCCCGACGATTTCATTAATAACCAGCCCGATATTTCTCATATTCGGCCCGCGTTCTCTTCGTACTGGTACCCAAACAATGACTGA
- the pgaA gene encoding poly-beta-1,6 N-acetyl-D-glucosamine export porin PgaA has translation MDSSFQHNKAHGYLNSALSLSVSLILLIPNLVHGAESIYEQKIQQAGNGNYRPFLIYVQRYQQHRALNAEQVADWLQVALWAGDDRDVIHLWQRYQVYMPLPARGLAAAAQAARNLQQWQTALLLWQQALTLAPNKDDYRIGYIKTLADARQDTLALEAARGLLAESPTPAHRQTLAYVYQQQGKEWDRLLNDTLALTQNSRDSALLSEWVTALSRNRVDTPAQRHASEAKLSPAQQRQLDLNAVAEIVRLAVLPTRTERERYHLAQQALSRYEALLTRWKNNPDAQMDILRARIDRLGALYANADYPGVTHEYLALAAAHQAIPDWAIGWVISAYLEQQDVAAAQTLLARYPGYVPDAEDEQNELFFSLLDTGQYPAARQYVDRVMQHAPWARYNPGDPSAQPNDLWLIGQSLNVQYLTASNTLAQAQTLARQLADSAPGNQGLQIDYATVLQARGQPRSAERRLKMAEALEPTNIALESQQAYIAMDLHEWRQMDLLTDDVIARTPKDRSAQKLARMRDIQHFSELRVNATKGLYSDNPISGSRDLSWDATLYGPPMADSWRPFAGTRFAQGHFDEGNGSAHHLFGGLEWRPRDFRGEIELSSNHFHGGSKPGGRIIGEYRPVDSWQFGGELERISRSTPLRALRNGISANRAAASVHWYQNEQRNYRLSAAYSDFSDGNRRQEYNITGEERIWQRPSMTLTLGPEISTSTNSRADTLYYNPSRDLATAASLTLDHEMYRHYDTLWSQQILAGGGVYWQKQQSPGAITLLGYGQRIQWNNVLDTGLMLNWDKRPYDGKRESNLAVTFDATLRF, from the coding sequence ATGGATAGTTCGTTTCAACACAATAAAGCGCACGGTTATCTCAACTCGGCATTATCGCTTTCAGTTAGCCTGATATTACTCATTCCGAATCTGGTTCACGGCGCTGAATCCATATATGAACAAAAGATTCAGCAGGCAGGTAACGGTAATTATCGGCCATTTCTTATTTACGTTCAGCGCTATCAGCAGCATCGCGCCTTAAATGCCGAGCAGGTGGCCGACTGGTTACAGGTTGCATTATGGGCCGGAGACGACCGGGACGTCATTCACCTCTGGCAGCGCTATCAGGTGTATATGCCGCTGCCAGCGCGCGGGCTTGCGGCCGCGGCGCAGGCCGCCCGAAACCTTCAGCAGTGGCAAACGGCACTATTGCTATGGCAGCAGGCGCTGACGCTGGCACCCAATAAGGATGACTACCGTATTGGTTACATCAAAACGCTGGCCGACGCCCGTCAGGATACCCTGGCGCTGGAAGCCGCGCGCGGTTTGCTCGCCGAAAGCCCTACCCCAGCGCATCGGCAAACGCTCGCCTATGTGTACCAACAGCAGGGAAAAGAGTGGGATCGACTGTTAAACGATACCCTCGCGCTCACCCAGAACTCCCGTGATAGCGCGTTGCTTAGCGAGTGGGTAACGGCATTAAGCCGCAACCGCGTTGATACGCCCGCGCAAAGACATGCTTCTGAAGCGAAGCTTTCGCCTGCCCAACAACGGCAATTGGATCTCAACGCGGTGGCTGAAATCGTGCGTCTTGCCGTGCTCCCTACGCGTACTGAGCGCGAGCGCTACCATCTGGCACAGCAGGCGCTCAGCCGCTACGAGGCGCTGCTAACACGCTGGAAAAATAATCCTGACGCGCAGATGGACATTCTACGTGCCCGTATCGACCGGCTTGGCGCACTCTACGCCAATGCCGATTACCCGGGAGTTACCCATGAATATCTTGCGCTGGCCGCCGCACATCAGGCCATCCCCGACTGGGCCATCGGCTGGGTCATTTCGGCCTATCTGGAACAACAAGATGTCGCCGCCGCCCAGACGCTTCTCGCCCGGTACCCCGGTTATGTCCCGGATGCGGAGGATGAGCAAAACGAACTGTTCTTCTCTTTACTGGATACTGGTCAATACCCTGCTGCGCGGCAATACGTGGACCGCGTCATGCAACATGCCCCTTGGGCTCGCTATAACCCCGGCGATCCCAGCGCGCAGCCTAATGACCTCTGGCTTATCGGCCAATCGCTCAACGTCCAGTATCTGACGGCAAGCAACACGCTGGCGCAGGCACAAACCCTTGCCCGGCAGTTGGCCGATTCCGCACCGGGGAATCAGGGTTTGCAGATTGATTACGCCACCGTATTGCAGGCCCGCGGCCAACCCAGAAGCGCCGAACGCAGGCTCAAAATGGCTGAAGCGCTGGAGCCGACCAATATTGCGCTGGAAAGCCAGCAGGCCTACATCGCCATGGATCTGCATGAGTGGCGACAGATGGATTTACTGACGGATGATGTTATCGCCCGTACGCCAAAAGATCGCAGCGCACAAAAGCTGGCGAGGATGCGCGATATTCAGCATTTTTCCGAGCTACGCGTTAACGCCACTAAAGGGCTGTATTCCGACAACCCGATCAGCGGCTCCCGCGATCTGTCCTGGGATGCCACGCTCTACGGCCCGCCCATGGCGGACAGCTGGCGGCCTTTTGCGGGCACCCGCTTTGCGCAAGGCCATTTTGATGAAGGTAACGGTTCCGCCCATCACCTGTTTGGCGGCCTGGAGTGGCGGCCACGCGATTTTAGGGGAGAAATCGAGCTCTCCAGCAACCACTTTCACGGAGGCAGCAAGCCCGGCGGACGTATTATCGGCGAGTATCGCCCGGTCGATAGCTGGCAGTTTGGCGGCGAACTGGAGCGTATCTCGCGCTCCACGCCGCTGCGGGCGCTGCGCAATGGCATCAGCGCTAATCGGGCTGCCGCTTCGGTACACTGGTATCAGAACGAGCAGCGCAACTATCGCCTCAGCGCCGCCTACAGTGATTTCTCTGACGGTAACCGTCGACAGGAATACAACATAACCGGCGAAGAGCGGATATGGCAGCGGCCTTCAATGACGCTCACCCTCGGGCCAGAAATATCCACCAGCACCAACAGCCGTGCAGACACGCTGTATTACAACCCTTCCAGGGATCTCGCTACGGCGGCTTCGCTGACCCTTGACCACGAGATGTATCGACATTACGACACGCTCTGGAGCCAACAAATCCTCGCTGGCGGCGGCGTTTACTGGCAGAAGCAACAATCCCCTGGCGCTATCACTCTCCTCGGCTACGGGCAGCGTATCCAGTGGAATAACGTTCTCGATACCGGGCTGATGCTCAATTGGGATAAACGTCCTTACGATGGCAAACGGGAAAGCAATCTCGCCGTCACCTTTGATGCAACTTTACGGTTTTAA